GTGCTCGGAGCTGCGCCCGCCGAAGACGACGGCCACACGCGGCTTGCGGATCGGCTGCTCGAAACCCGGCTGTTCGGGACTCTGGGGGAGATTCTCGGTGCTCATATCGCCATGAGACTACCGTGCACCTGCCACGTACAGCAGGGTTGGCACAGGCCAGACGGGTGTCCCGGGGCCGCGCGGGACACCGGGGCCTGGTCGCGGGCGGGGCCGGCGTCCCCGCCGGACTCGAACAGGGCCGCCGGCGGGGACGGGTGGCGGGAAGCCGCACGGACCGGCGGACCGGCGGGCGGCCCGGGGGGCCTCGCGGCTCAGCGGCGCTCGGGCTTGGCGCTGCGCCCCATCAGCTCCTTGAGCGCGACGGCGGGCGGCTTGCCGTCGTGGACGATGCCGACGACGGTCTCGGTGATCGGCATGTCGACGCCGTGGCGGCGGGCCAGATCGAGCACCGACTCACAGGACTTGACGCCCTCGGCGGTCTGCCGGGTGACGGCGATGGTCTCCTGGAGGGTCATGCCCTTGCCGAGGTTGGTGCCGAAGGTGTGGTTCCGGGAGAGCGGCGAGGAGCAGGTGGCCACCAGGTCGCCGAGGCCCGCGAGACCGGAGAAGGTCAGCGGGTCGGCGCCCATGGCGAGCCCGAGCCGGGTGGTCTCGGCCAGTCCCCGGGTGATCAGCGAGCCCTTGGCGTTGTCGCCGAGGCCCATGCCGTCGGCGATGCCGACCGCCAGCCCGATGACGTTCTTGACCGCGCCGCCGAGTTCGCAGCCGACCACATCGGTGTTGGTGTACGGGCGGAAGTACGGAGTGTGGCAGTGGGACTGGAGCCGCTGGGCGGCGGACTCGTCCCGGCAGGCGACCACGGCGGCGGCGGGCCGCCGCTGGGCGATCTCCCGGGCGAGGTTGGGCCCGGTGACGACGGCGACCCGCTCGGCGGGCACCCCGGCGACCTCCTCGATCACCTCGCTCATCCGCTTGGCGGTGCCGAGTTCGACGCCCTTCATCAACGAGACGAGCAGGGTGTCCGGCGGCAGCAGGGGGGCCCAGGCGGCGAGGTTGGCGCGCAGGGTCTGGGAGGGGACGGCGAGCACGGTGAAGTCGGCGCCGTCCAGCGCCTCGGCCGGGTCGGTGGTGGCCCGCACGCCCTCGGGCAGCTCGATCCCCGGGAGATAGTCGGGATTGGTCCGGGTGGTGTTGACGGCCTCGGCGAGTTCGGCGCGGCGGCCCCAGAGGGTCACCTCGCAGCCCGCGTCGGCGAGCACCGTCCCGAAGGCCGTTCCCCATGAGCCGGTCCCGAAGACGGCCGCCCTGGCGGGGTGTGTCACAGCATTCCTTCCCCTGCGGCCTTGCGCCGCTGTTCTGCCCTCGCCGAGCGGTTGTCGTACGGCTCGGGCGGTGCTTTCTCCCCGCGTACGTCCTCCAGCAGCGCGGTGATCTCGGCCATGATGGCCTCGGTCGCCTCGCGCAGGAGCTCCGGGGTCGGCTCCCGATCGTAGAACCGGCTGAGGTCGACGGGCGGCCCGGCCTGCACGATCAGGGTCTTCCGGGGGAAGAGCCGGAACCGGTTGACCCTGGCGTACGGAGGCATCGCGAGGTTGGCGCCCCACTGGGCGACGGGGATGACGGGGGCACGGGTGCGCAGGGCGATCCGGGCCGCTCCGGTCTTGCCCGCCATGGGCCACATCTCCGGGTCGCGGGTGATGGTGCCCTCGGGGTAGAAGACCACGCACTCACCGTGCTCGATGGCGTCGACGGCGGTCCGGAAGGCGTCCATCGCGTCGGTGCTCTCGCGGTAGACGGGGATCTGCCCGGTCCGCCGGAACACCACGCCCACGAACGGGGCGCTGAAGAGGCCCGCCTTCGCCAGAAAGCGCGGCACCCGTCCGGTGTTGTACTGGTAGTGGGCGTAGGACAGGGGGTCCAGATACGAGTTGTGGTTCACCGCCGTGATGAATCCGCCCTCGGCCGGAATGTGTTCCATTCCCCGCCAGTCCCGTTTGAACAGAACCAGCAGCGGAGGTTTGGCGATGGCCGCTGCCAGGCGGTACCAGAAGCCGATTTTACGGCGGAACACTCGGATACCCTTCCTCGTGGACGACCGGGCCTTTGCCCGGTGGCCGGGGGTCAAGTGTCGCCCCAGGCACCTGGTCTGTCGAGGACACCGTACGCTCCGCGCACGGGCCCGGCCCGCCGTCCGGTCCGGCGCCGGGCCACAATGGGGCCCGATGCACATGGACGGAGAGCTGGACACCCCGACCGGCACCGGGAGCCGCGCCACGCCCCTGGCGGGCTGGTCCCTGGTGATCCCCCTGAAACCCCTCGTCCTGGCGAAGAGCAGGCTCGCGCCCACGGCGGGGGACTCCTTGAGACCCCGGCTGGCGCTGGCGTTTGCGCAGGACACCGTGGCCGCGGCGCTGGCCTGCCCCGCCGTTCGGGATGTGGCGGTCGTCACGGACGATCACACGGCGGGCGGGGCGCTCGCGGCGCTCGGGGCACGGATCGTGCCGGACGTCCCGGGCGGGGGGCTCAACGCGGCGCTGTCCCACGGCGTGCTGGCGGTCCGCCAGGGCCGGCCCGGCGCGGCGGTCGCCGCGCT
The nucleotide sequence above comes from Streptomyces clavuligerus. Encoded proteins:
- a CDS encoding NAD(P)H-dependent glycerol-3-phosphate dehydrogenase, whose translation is MTHPARAAVFGTGSWGTAFGTVLADAGCEVTLWGRRAELAEAVNTTRTNPDYLPGIELPEGVRATTDPAEALDGADFTVLAVPSQTLRANLAAWAPLLPPDTLLVSLMKGVELGTAKRMSEVIEEVAGVPAERVAVVTGPNLAREIAQRRPAAAVVACRDESAAQRLQSHCHTPYFRPYTNTDVVGCELGGAVKNVIGLAVGIADGMGLGDNAKGSLITRGLAETTRLGLAMGADPLTFSGLAGLGDLVATCSSPLSRNHTFGTNLGKGMTLQETIAVTRQTAEGVKSCESVLDLARRHGVDMPITETVVGIVHDGKPPAVALKELMGRSAKPERR
- a CDS encoding lysophospholipid acyltransferase family protein, with protein sequence MFRRKIGFWYRLAAAIAKPPLLVLFKRDWRGMEHIPAEGGFITAVNHNSYLDPLSYAHYQYNTGRVPRFLAKAGLFSAPFVGVVFRRTGQIPVYRESTDAMDAFRTAVDAIEHGECVVFYPEGTITRDPEMWPMAGKTGAARIALRTRAPVIPVAQWGANLAMPPYARVNRFRLFPRKTLIVQAGPPVDLSRFYDREPTPELLREATEAIMAEITALLEDVRGEKAPPEPYDNRSARAEQRRKAAGEGML
- the cofC gene encoding 2-phospho-L-lactate guanylyltransferase yields the protein MHMDGELDTPTGTGSRATPLAGWSLVIPLKPLVLAKSRLAPTAGDSLRPRLALAFAQDTVAAALACPAVRDVAVVTDDHTAGGALAALGARIVPDVPGGGLNAALSHGVLAVRQGRPGAAVAALNADLPALRPLELARVLAYAGGFPRAFLADAAGIGTTLLSAAGGVELRPGFGGSSRSRHSASGAVEIPLDGVDSVRQDVDTGIDLAAALALGVGPCTAARLEPGIPVGDH